A part of Primulina eburnea isolate SZY01 chromosome 10, ASM2296580v1, whole genome shotgun sequence genomic DNA contains:
- the LOC140803928 gene encoding NAC domain-containing protein 83-like isoform X2 — MTDKFSFVKDGVISKLPPGFRFQPTDKEIVFQYLARKIFSYPLPASIIPEIAISGSGPWSFPAGDSDQERYFFINKANYGNQKRIVIPTRAGFWRAIGPEKRIVCSKTMPLVGIKRTLVFYEGKNTRVARTDWIMHEYYITALATAASTIQQKKKISLGSLIPIGNWILCHLSTKKTSDHKGKIDYSAGLGSYSSSSSSSSVDSDSSSILTEVSSDIVSNDETN; from the exons ATGACGGACAAGTTTAGCTTCGTTAAAGATGGAGTTATCAGCAAATTGCCTCCCGGATTCCGGTTCCAGCCGACGGATAAGGAGATCGTCTTTCAGTACTTGGCCcggaaaatattttcatatccACTGCCTGCTTCAATCATTCCAGAAATCGCCATTTCGGGTTCTGGTCCCTGGAGTTTTCCAGCAG GCGATTCGGATCAAGAAAGGTACTTTTTCATCAACAAGGCCAACTATGGAAACCAGAAACGAATCGTAATACCAACTCGTGCTGGTTTCTGGAGGGCCATTGGTCCGGAGAAACGAATAGTTTGCTCGAAAACGATGCCACTAGTCGGGATCAAGAGGACGCTGGTGTTCTACGAGGGGAAGAACACTCGAGTCGCGAGAACTGATTGGATCATGCACGAATACTATATTACTGCCCTTGCAACAGCAGCTAGTACAATCCAGCAGAAGAAGAAAATTTCTCTG GGATCTTTAATTCCAATAGGAAACTGGATTTTGTGCCATTTGTCTACGAAGAAAACAAGTGATCATAAGGGAAAAATCGATTACAGCGCGGGACTTGGGAGTTATAGTTCTTCTTCGTCATCTTCTTCAGTGGATTCTGATTCTTCTAGCATTCTAACTGAGGTCTCTTCAGATATTGTCTCCAATGATGAAACTAATTAG
- the LOC140803928 gene encoding NAC domain-containing protein 83-like isoform X1 codes for MTDKFSFVKDGVISKLPPGFRFQPTDKEIVFQYLARKIFSYPLPASIIPEIAISGSGPWSFPAGDSDQERYFFINKANYGNQKRIVIPTRAGFWRAIGPEKRIVCSKTMPLVGIKRTLVFYEGKNTRVARTDWIMHEYYITALATAASTIQQKKKISLLQGSLIPIGNWILCHLSTKKTSDHKGKIDYSAGLGSYSSSSSSSSVDSDSSSILTEVSSDIVSNDETN; via the exons ATGACGGACAAGTTTAGCTTCGTTAAAGATGGAGTTATCAGCAAATTGCCTCCCGGATTCCGGTTCCAGCCGACGGATAAGGAGATCGTCTTTCAGTACTTGGCCcggaaaatattttcatatccACTGCCTGCTTCAATCATTCCAGAAATCGCCATTTCGGGTTCTGGTCCCTGGAGTTTTCCAGCAG GCGATTCGGATCAAGAAAGGTACTTTTTCATCAACAAGGCCAACTATGGAAACCAGAAACGAATCGTAATACCAACTCGTGCTGGTTTCTGGAGGGCCATTGGTCCGGAGAAACGAATAGTTTGCTCGAAAACGATGCCACTAGTCGGGATCAAGAGGACGCTGGTGTTCTACGAGGGGAAGAACACTCGAGTCGCGAGAACTGATTGGATCATGCACGAATACTATATTACTGCCCTTGCAACAGCAGCTAGTACAATCCAGCAGAAGAAGAAAATTTCTCTG TTGCAGGGATCTTTAATTCCAATAGGAAACTGGATTTTGTGCCATTTGTCTACGAAGAAAACAAGTGATCATAAGGGAAAAATCGATTACAGCGCGGGACTTGGGAGTTATAGTTCTTCTTCGTCATCTTCTTCAGTGGATTCTGATTCTTCTAGCATTCTAACTGAGGTCTCTTCAGATATTGTCTCCAATGATGAAACTAATTAG